Within Acanthochromis polyacanthus isolate Apoly-LR-REF ecotype Palm Island chromosome 3, KAUST_Apoly_ChrSc, whole genome shotgun sequence, the genomic segment TGAGACACATTTTATCTTTACCACATGAACTGCTGCTTCTGTGATCTGAATATTGCACTTGTTCACATGTGAGATTCATATCAGCCCGTTGATTTATTATGACAGTGGTGGTTGTGGTTTTTGTGGGATGTCAGGGTTGAGTCAAAACTTGATTTCCTCTTTGCTAGGGACACCTGTGTATGAAGTGATATGTAGAGAGTCTGATGTGTCTCTTTCCTGTCAGATAAACACAATGATCACCCACACTTTGACCAGCTTCCTGTTGGTAAAGTCCTCCTGATAAGGAGGCTGGTCTCTGTAGAAACCATAAAACCGTCAGTCATCCTCGTTGTCTCTTCAGTTTGGTCGTCTTTCTCCTGTTAACATGATCTACAGATTActtctctggttctctgctgctgtgtgtaaGTCTTCACATTTTCTTCATGCTGACTTTGTCTCTGTGGCTTTTTAACCAGGAGCTGCAACACGCTGTGGTTTCCAGTATTTTAGGACACTTTTACACTGTTAACTGTAATTTATTGAAGCTGTGTGGCAGCTGTGGTCACCAGTGTTTTACTGTAGCTTCAGCGTTACAACTGTAAGTTAATGAAACAGTTTCTTCAGGTGAAGTTGATCAGAATATTCCACAGCAGATTATGAGGTGTTCTGGACTTTACAATAGTAAACTGCATTTATATAATGTGTTAATGTGAACTTTTAAATCTGTTTGACGTTCAAAAATGCATATGCATCACTAAGAAGAAGGATTAAGGACAACGCTGGTTAACTGTTGGTGGATTGTGAACATCCATTCAAAGGCAGTGACGTATgactaattaaaatattttacacatCTTTAGTTGTCTGTAAAAACGGCCTCGCTGCATAAATCAAGTTGCTCCTTTCAGCTGTGAACTGTTGTGTGAAAGTCTTTATTTACTCTACAGTTTACAGTTTTAAGCAGATTTTAGAAAAGCAGAACTCTGCTGTTAGAAGGATGAGACATGTCTGTTTGTAACAGTGTAGATTTCTGCACATGAACACCGTCTGAAGTTGAAACTTAtttgactttgttttgtgttcttaGTTAAGTTTAGCAGAAATGGGGAACAGTCAGGTTTCCACGTCCTTCCAGGACTCTGGGGGTATTCCTGATCAACATGACTCATCAGTGAAAAAACCTGAAACAGACTTAAATAGGTCAAAGAGGGTCAATATTCTGacagtctgtctctctgtgtcagtGGCTGTTGGAGCTTCAGAATATCAGTCAGTGACAGCGAAGGTGGGCGAGGACGTCACTCTGGACATTGAGGACACACATCTGCAGCCAGAAGATGACCTCATCTGGTCTTATGGTCCCAATCACACCGTCTTCATCACCTTCTGCAATGGAGACCTGCAGAGAATTTTTCCAGACAGGTTCCAGCTGGACCAAAGGACCGGATCGCTCACCATCAGATCGCCGACCGTCGAGGACGCCCGACTTTATGAGTGTGTGATCAGCAACGATCGCGGGCCGACATGGAGATTCAACCTGACGGTTGTTGGTGGGTGTTTGGAGACCTTCACACCAAGGAGACAGTAGCAGTGTGCAGAAGAAGATGctaaatgtgtgtgcatgtgttcacATCAGTGTAGTGTTTTCTACAAGTTACTGAAGCCTCTTGTTGTCTCCTGTTTCCAGCAGCTGATCCCACCTCAACACCACCTGGACCTCCACATGACAGGACTCACTGGATAGTTGGTGTATCTGGATTCATCTTCATCtgtattctgctgctgtttgcatgGAAGCGGAAGGAAGCCACAGgtcagtgttttatttgtcacatgagAGTTTCTCTTTCACaaagaaaactacaacagagacgGGGAAGCTTCATGAATGAACTTATGTTGACGGTGACTCAGTCTGTGGAAAACAGGAAGTCAGAAAGTCTTCCTTCTTTACTCAGCACTTTCTAAAGATCAGGTAATCCAGTCAATGCCATGAAATCAGTTCTATTTCCTGCACCTTTTAAAGGCTCCTCTACTGGCACCGAGCTGCATCTGTTTTATCAGAGCCTCAGATGTTAAAGATCGATTGTTAGTTGATCAGACAAGGACACACAGGTCAGAAAATGTcttgtagatcagctgtagtacctggctgttccagcaggtggagcctcttcctgtttaatgagATGAAGTTACAGTTACCTTCTATCTGCCATCTGTTTCGAGAAAAACTTCTACCAGCTGTTTCATCTCACGTTTCATATTCTCATATTTACAGGAAAATGTTGTTCCCATCCGCCAGCTGTTGTCTGAAGTCCGTCGGTGAAGAAAAAATTCCTTTAGGTTCAGAGGAAACTGGAAGATGTTTTCAGGACAAACATAAGGAAGCCCCGTTGTTTCGGCACCTCGATGTTCCACGACCTGGAGGACTGAGTGTCTTCACATAATTCACATTAACTGGGATTCTGAAATATAACAATGCACTGATCTTTCCCCTCAATCACATTTCTGACTCAACCAGTCATTCCAGAGTTTCTCCTTCACAAGCTGCTGCTATAAGATGAGTCACTCCGTAGGCGGTACGAGGGATCTCTACTTGAATCCAGTTTATGTGCTGCTGTAATGAAAGAgataaagatgttttttgtatgtgtgctgcttttttgtgtatgtttgctTTTACAGATGGAATAGAGATGTTTTCTTATggggaaataaaaacattaaaacctttgTAAAGGTTGTCTGAGTTCTTTAGTTTCATGGTTCAGGGCAGTAATGTGTTGTAAAGTGGTGATTTGTTCAGACTCCACGTACTCACCAGCTCCCTCCAACACTTTCTGTCAGAATAATGCTCCAAGTGCATCTCATATAATTAGAATATGGTGGATAAAGTGAATTATGCTTCATCAGACATTGCTCAAAGTGCATtactaacaaagacaatcatctcataattctggacaaaactcctttaatgtacatccatttcaccgaacaagtgaacttttcaatgacttcATGATTAATCTACCTCCTaccttacttttaatattttattcctcctgattagtatcaatgtcataattttaacatgtctgccgatcacatatgatcatgtttggtatcattttaatcagctatcagtaatgctcctagataaaccatgttcaaaaagtttcaatattttggaaagttacagaaatttcctgaaaatgtaactctgtgagggACCTCTGGACATCAGCCCACCCTGACGGAGGATGTACCAGAtccctgctgagttaatgatatgcaaaggccCACTTTTAAAGACCACAGCTGAAAGCACCATTTGGAGTCACCACTAAAGGAGTCCTCCTGCACCATCAGAGTCTGTTTGTAGAGTCCTTTTTTCTACAAGTCATCCTTTACTATCAGAGGCTTCCAACCCAAGAGTTCTCCAGACTCcaaggctccactctgtccaccgttgttccAACCCACATCAACAAAGGCAGACCGGACCATCCACCgaggcatcatcatcatcatcatcctcatcatcatcatcatcatcatcctcatcatcatcagcatcatcatcatcctcatcatcatcatcatcatcatcatcctcatcatcatcatcatcatcatcatcatcctcatcatcatcatcatcatcagcatcatcatcatcctcatcatcatcatcatcatcatcatcatcagcatcatcatcatcctcatcatcatcatcatcatcatcagcatcatcatcagcatcatcctcatcatcatcatcatcatcatcctcatcatcatcatcatcatcctcatcatcatcagcagcagcatcgtcatcgtcctcatcctcatcatcatcatcatcatcatcctcatcatcatcatcatcatcatcctcatcatcatcctcatcatcatcatcatcctcatcctcatcatcatcatcatcctcctcatcctcatcctcatcatcatcatcatcatcagcatcatcatcatcatcctcatcctcatcttcatcaccatcTTCCAGTTTCCTCTGGACCTGAaggaatttttttcttcaccgACGGACTTCAGACAACAGCTGGTGGATGGGAACAACATTTTCCTGTAAATATGAGAATATGAAACGTGAGATGAAACAGCTGGTAGAAGTTTTTCTCAAAACAGACGGCAGATAGAAGGTAACTGTAACTTCATctcattaaacaggaagaggctccacctgctggaacagccaggtactacagctgatctacaagACATTTTCTGACCTGTGTGTCCTTGTCTGATCAACTAACAATCGATCTTTAACATCTGAGGCTCTGATAAAACAGATGCAGCTCGGTGCCAGTAGAGGAGCCTTTAAAAAGGTGCAGGAAATAGAACTGATTTCATGGCATTGACTGGATTACCTGATCTTTAGAAAGTGCTGAGTAAAGAAGGAAGACTTTCTGACTTCCTGTTTTCCACAGACTGAGTCACCGTCAACATAAGTTCATTCATGAAGCTTCCCcgtctctgttgtagttttctttGTGAAAGAGAAACTctcatgtgacaaataaaacactgacCTGTGGCTTCCTTCAGCTTCcatgcaaacagcagcagaatacaGATGAAGATGAATCCAGATACACCAACTATCCAGTGAGTCCTGTCATGTGGAGGTCCAGGTGGTGTTGAGGTGGGATCAGCTGCTGGAAACAGGAGACAAGAGGCTTCAGTAACTTGTAGAAAACACTACACTGATgtgaacacatgcacacacatttagCATCTTCTTCTGCACACTGCTACTGTCTCCTTGGTGTGAAGGTTTCCAAACACCCACCAACAACCGTCAGGTTGAATCTCCATGTCGGCCCGCGATCGTTGCTGATCACACACTCATAAAGTCGGGCGTCCTCGACGGTCGGCGATCTGATGGTGAGCGATCCGGTCCTTTGGTCCAGCTGGAACCTGTCTGGAAAATCTCTCTGCAGGTCTCCATTGCAGAAGGTGATGAAGACGGTGTGATTGGGACCATAAGACCAGATGAGGTCATCTTCTGGCTGCAGATGTGTGTCCTCAACGTCCAGAGTGACGTCCTCGCCCACCTTCGCTGTCACTGACTGATATTCTGAAGCTCCAACAGCCActgacacagagacagactgtCAGAATATTGACCCTCTTTGACCTATTTAAGTCTGTTTCAGGTTTTTTCACTGATGAGTCGTGTTCATCAGGAATACCCCCAGAGTCCTGGAAGGACGTGGAAACCTGACTGTTCCCCATTTCTGCTAAACTTAACtaagaacacaaaacaaagtcaaaTAAGTTTCAACTTCAGACGGTGTTCATGTGCAGAAATCTACACTGTTACAAACAGACATGTCTCATCCTTCTAACAGCAGAGTTCTGCTTTTCTAAAATCTGCTTAAAACTGTAAACTGTAGAGTAAATAAAGACTTTCACACAACAGTTCACAGCTGAAAGGAGCAACTTGATTGATGCAGCGAGGCCGTTTTTACAGACAACTAAAGatgtgtaaaatattttaattagtcATACGTCACTGCCTTTGAATGGATGTTCACAATCCACCAACAGTTAACCAGCGTTGTCCTTAATCCTTCTTCTTAGTGATGCATATGCATTTTTGAACGTCAAACAGATTTAAAAGTTCACATTAACACATTATATAAATGCAGTATACTATTGTAAAGTCCAGAACACCTCATAATCTGCTGTGGAATATTCTGATCAACTTCACCTGAAGAAACTGTTTCATTAACTTACAGTTGTAATGCTGAAGCTACAGTGAAACACTGGTGACCACAGCTTTCAAACAGCTTCAATAAATTACAGTTAACAGTGTAAAAGTGTCCTAAAATACTGGAAACCACAGCGTGTTGCAGCTCCTGGTTAAAAAGCCACAGAGACAAAGTCAGCATGAAGAAAATGTGAAGACttacacacagcagcagagaaccagagaagTAATCTGTAGATCATGTTAACAGGAGAAAGACGACCAAACTGAAGAGACAACGAGGATGACTGAaggttttatgtgttttctacaGAGACCAGCCTCCTTCTAAGGAGGACTTTACCAACAGGAAGCTGGACAAAGTGTGGGTGTGATCATATCTGACATGAAAGAGACACATCAGACTCTCTACATGTCACTTCAACCACAGGTTGCCATAACAAAGATAAAATCAAGTTTTGACTCAACCCTGAAATCCTACAAAAACCACAGTCACCACTGTCATAATAAATCAACGGGCTGATATGAATCTCACATGTGAACAAGTGCAATATTCAGATCACAGAAGCAGCAGTTCATGTGGTACAGATAAAATGTGTCTCAACATAACATTACAAATGAAGCAACACTTTTTTATTGCTGTTGCTTCAGTGCAAAACAAATGCAAGgtgttactttttaaaatcacagtgTGGTTTTCATTCAGCCCTGAGCTTTTATTCAGAGTTATATTGACTTTAAGAACACGCAAAGGATCCTTTTAGTGAATGAATAGGACTAACAGTGATACTGCTTTGCTTGTTGTCATGTTCACACCCAAACATCttgatttaaaaagagaaattcCATGAAATTGCAGCAAATAAATGTATGCATGTGAAAAATGTGGAGGAAGCATTCGCCTTAGCAGCATCCACCAGCCcggttttctttgtcttctgagTGCATTTCATCAACATAAATTGCTTTATCCTAACCAGTAACATCTGTTTCTGCTGTAACAGCAAGACTAGATATTAAAACCAAAGACTCTTTGTTTGGGATCCTATTGAAGCAGTTCTGAGTGAAGAAGGTCAAAAAATGTGCTACTGTTGTTTCTACACACGGAGAACAGGAAGTGTGTCGTTCTTGGTCATAACAGGATGACATCATTACTGAGAATGAGCTGAATCATGTGacgagaaaaacaaacagagctgtTATTCAAATGAGCTCCAGTGCTGAGTAACATGAGGTCTGTATTCATGCTGTCTTGTATTTTCAGGGCTCGATACCTGTGTTTCTGTTCAGCCCAAGCATTATTTTGCAGACATGTATTGTCACAATCGCGCAGGAGAGATGAAGACGGTGTATTTATTTAGCTTAGAAACAGAAATGAACTGCTTTACAGAGGGATGAATAGAAGCAAACAGCAGATCTGTGTGATCATGAGTGAAACAGGAGGAAAGTTAACATCTGGAAGTGAATTTAAATGTCTTGTTGGAAAGTCAAGCTGCACAGTTTGCTTGAAACATGTACACTATAAATACTCTGTGAGGCATCCCACCAGGAGGAAAGAATGCTAATTTTAACTCCTTTGCAGGTGGCAGCTTGTGTTCTGCAAACATTTCTTGTGCTAGCAATGGATGACTAACAGTCTCATTACGCTGGATGATGAGTGTATTTCTTGGCTTTGCTTCAGCTGCTCCACCTTCTACTCTCTTAACTTCCTTTCAAATAGGCAAGAATAGCTCTGACTGTGTAgaattaaaatgtgttattcAGAGCCTCTGAGACTTTAAATTCACGTCGCTTCTGCAACTTTTTTCATCCTTTTGCTGACAATTCTCACATcttaaacatcttcaagaacaaAGTCCAAATATTCAACCAAAAGAAGACCAGAGAATAAATCTTTTGAACTGAAACTGCTGTCTAATGATGAACTACAAACTCATTCagattcacacaaacacagacagacaccacCGTTTCCTGTGCAGATACATCAGACAGATACACGAGGAGGTTGTACACCCACTGCATCTATATAGTTCATCCCTGTAAAGGAcgcacttttttattttttatttaacctttaatcATACAGATAAACCCAACTGAGACATGAGGTCTCATTCTGAGGAGAGACCTGTCCtcaaataacacaacaaaaccacataaggtcactgacagacaacactAAGGGCCTGAActagacaataaaacaaaacaacactgagTTCAGCTCCAGGGAGAACTTCTGGCTCCTTCTTTTTACCAGAAAACAACataagttttgttttgtcagcATTTAACACCAGTCTAAGATTAACAGATGTGACTGAATGATGTCAAATGCGGACTGAAGATATTCAAACACAAGGGAAACAGTAAACGATCGAGTCATCAGCATAAAGATGAACAGACTGACCCACAATGTTGACATAAATAGTAAAGAGTGtgggtcctaagacagaaccctgtgGCACACCTTTCACAACGCCAAGAAAGCTGGAGGAGAGACCACAGAGCTGCACACTTTGCTTACGACTGTTGAGATAATTAGAAAACCAGTCAACAGTTTGATCTGATAGGATGGTCAGTGGTATCAAAGTCTTTGACAGATCAATGAAGAGTGCAGCACAACAATTCTTGGTGTCCAAGGCTTCCACAACATCATTTAAAACTTTCATCATACTGTGTTGCTTCCTAAAACCAGACTAATGAGGGGATAAGACACCGTTTAAAGTCAAGAACTCCTTGGTCACCAGCCTTCCAAGAACCTCAGCTAAGATACATGGTTTGGAAATGGGTCTGTAGTTGTTTAACTGTGTAGGATCACCACCTTTCAGTAGGGGGAGTATGAAAGGAGATTTCCAAACATCAGGAAGGAAATCGTTTTGCGCAAAAAGATTGCAAATATGTGATACTGGTTGAGCCAGGTACAAAAAGTAAGGAGGGAGGTTGTCAGGACCTGCAGAGTTTTTAGACTCTAGGATCTTTAAAACCTTCCAGACCTCCCTGACAGAGAAAGGTGTGAAGGTAAAAGTTTTCCTGTCCGAGATATGACTTGTCGGGGAAATTTGGCTGATTTGCAATCAAATAATGTGACAAATGAGGAGCTGGAGGCAATTAAGTGTTTATCAAAACAATGAAGTATCTTAGATTTATTTGGCACAGATACAGTCAACAATCAGTTGAGGAGGTAGATCTTGTTCTACTTTGACCTTAAAAGTTGGGCATTAActcagaaacaaagcaacatgcCTGGAGCGTCTGACTGGTGTTAATGATGTAAGACCAGCAGTTTCAGGTTTGACTACACAACTTACAGCTGCAGGCTCCATTACAGTCTGTTAGCAGGATGTAATGAATGAGCTGTTGATGGTTCAGAACTGGATCACACAAGATGGAGCATTTCCATCGTGTACAACTTTGTAAATATGTGTTATGAACATGCAGCAGTGTCAATGACATTCTGAAGCTGACTCAGCAGCGGTTCAtttgtgtttcctctgtttACACTAAAACAGGAAGCAGCCAACCACAAACTCTGTCAGAATAAGTGTCACTTCTCCTCTTTAACCATTTGACTCCAAGATGTTATTTAACCTGCTAACCTTTGTATTGATGGTTTATCTCATTTCCAGTGAGCTGGTACaacatgttattattattattatgagtttatttaagaagggaccatgtacaatattaaacataaatgtttccatttgatgcattgtaccagagttagctttaagctaattttcatctgcagtcccccagcaagtcacaataaaaacatcacaacattaCGTTATAAAAAAGTACATGACCaatgaaacaaaatattacacacacacacacacacacacacacacacacacacacacacacacacacacacacacacacacacacacacacacacacacacacacacacactcttaaaagcacagacacacacaaaaatgccaaTTAAAAGAACATTGCTTGACTGAAATACATGACAGCGAATCAAAAcgttatatacacacacactcttaaaaGTCGACAtgtacacacagtcacacataaatgacaattaaaaagacattaatgGTTGCAGTTCTGAGTGCTCTTAAGcaggtttttcattttgtttttaaaactgctaATGTTTGGCATCAGTGGAtttaagtgaaaatgaaaaccaGCTTTGGTTGATATCAGTGGTCCTCAATAAGCTCTGCTTCTAGTTTTAACTTTGAGTGAATCGTGGTAGAAATCGGCCACCAGCTGCAGTTTAACTTCTGATTAATCAAACTACACAGTTTCCTTGAACAGATGTCATTttactttgcttttattttggtttttctttcaaGTGCTGCATGGTATCCCTGCATGTATCCCTCCACTAATATACAACTTTGGCACGACTCCAGAATCTTTTGGATAAAGCAGCAGTCGAGAGTGAAAGACTGGCTTTATCCCTGAACACTAAGAAAACGTCCACTATGACAGCATCAAAGAAAAGAGCCGCCTGTATGTAAGACAACAGCAAAAGGAGACAACGTCAAACACACCGAGAACTTCAGCTACACATCAGATGGCAGATCAGACCAGGAGATCAAGAGACCTACAGACTTAGCCCAAAATGCttttaacaagaaaaagagTATCTTcctgaacacacacatcagTACGCCGACTAAACTAGGAATCCTCAGATGCTGCATTGGTCAGTCTTGGTACATGGATGCGAAACAGGGACAACATCAAACAATATGCAGAGGAAACTCCACGTTccaaagaaaaatgctgaagATAGAAAGAGGAACCAATGAAGAAGTGCTTACTAGAGCTTCTCAGTGGCCATAAACCTTTGAGCAGTAGAgtatattttctacatttacaacCTAACCTTCTTCCTTAGTAGCtcccactttagtttgtgtgtCATGCTGTTCAGGATTACTGCACAGATGTGGAAgtgaatgtaaatttaaaacagatcatgacaagctgttttgatcataaagtaaaatgctggatggttcag encodes:
- the LOC110970630 gene encoding uncharacterized protein LOC110970630 isoform X1 — encoded protein: MGNSQVSTSFQDSGGIPDQHDSSVKKPETDLNRSKRVNILTVCLSVSVAVGASEYQSVTAKVGEDVTLDIEDTHLQPEDDLIWSYGPNHTVFITFCNGDLQRIFPDRFQLDQRTGSLTIRSPTVEDARLYECVISNDRGPTWRFNLTVVAADPTSTPPGPPHDRTHWIVGVSGFIFICILLLFAWKRKEATGKCCSHPPAVV
- the LOC110970630 gene encoding uncharacterized protein LOC110970630 isoform X2, yielding MGNSQVSTSFQDSGGIPDQHDSSVKKPETDLNRSKRVNILTVCLSVSVAVGASEYQSVTAKVGEDVTLDIEDTHLQPEDDLIWSYGPNHTVFITFCNGDLQRIFPDRFQLDQRTGSLTIRSPTVEDARLYECVISNDRGPTWRFNLTVVADPTSTPPGPPHDRTHWIVGVSGFIFICILLLFAWKRKEATGKCCSHPPAVV